The following coding sequences are from one Anabas testudineus chromosome 16, fAnaTes1.2, whole genome shotgun sequence window:
- the cldn12 gene encoding claudin-12, translated as MSCRDIHATTAFAFLVALVCVGGIAVAALIPQWRVTRLVTFNRNAKNVSVYDGLWAKCVKQDGYSGCYYYDSEWYSKVDQLDLRILQFCLPAGLLLGSLALLLCMAGMCKTCCCSDKPEPDIKTLRFLVNSAGCHLVAGMFLFLGGAIAIAPSVWFLFRTKELNIRYDNIFSNGFAVYVSIGCSGGLMLAALLMFMWYCMCKKLPSPFWLPLPNMPNSVSTQPLTANGYPPSPVYAPQPFPPQVLNPPTVIDTQPYVAPQGYAQSVIAPAPPQVYMSQISHPDGYGSEVGGAQPYSYAPSQSYAASQSYAPSQIYAPSQGYASSYAGHRYSTRSRMSAIEIDIPVLTQGD; from the exons ATGTCATGCCGGGATATCCATGCCACCACTGCTTTTGCCTTCCTCGTAGCCttggtgtgtgtgggagggatTGCTGTGGCAGCTTTAATCCCACAGTGGCGTGTAACGAGACTTGTTACATTTAATCGCAATGCCAAGAATGTCAGCGTATATGACGGGCTGTGGGCTAAATGTGTAAAACAGGATGGCTATTCAGGATGCTACTACTATGATTCAGAG TGGTACTCTAAAGTGGACCAGTTGGACTTAAGGATACTGCAGTTCTGTCTGCCTGCAGGACTGCTACTCGGCTCTCTAGCTTTGCTGCTGTGCATGGCTGGGATGTGTAAGACCTGCTGTTGCTCAGACAAGCCAGAACCGGACATTAAAACTCTCAGATTCCTGGTCAACAGTGCAGGCTGTCACCTGGTGGCCGGGATGTTCTTGTTCCTGGGTGGAGCTATTGCCATTGCACCATCAGTGTGGTTCTTGTTTCGTACCAAGGAGTTGAATATCAGATATGACAACATTTTCTCTAATGGGTTTGCAGTATATGTGTCAATAGGCTGCTCTGGGGGGCTGATGCTAGCCGCACTGTTAATGTTCAtgtggtactgtatgtgtaagaaGTTGCCTTCACCCTTCTGGTTGCCTCTGCCCAACATGCCAAACTCTGTATCCACCCAGCCGCTCACTGCCAACGGATATCCTCCTTCCCCAGTTTATGCTCCTCAGCCCTTTCCACCGCAGGTCCTCAACCCTCCCACGGTGATTGACACACAGCCTTATGTGGCCCCCCAGGGTTATGCACAAAGTGTGATTGCTCCTGCACCACCCCAGGTGTACATGTCTCAGATTTCTCATCCTGATGGGTATGGGTCAGAAGTGGGAGGGGCCCAGCCCTATAGCTATGCTCCCTCACAGAGCTATGCTGCCTCACAGAGTTACGCACCCTCGCAAATCTACGCTCCTTCACAGGGCTATGCATCTAGTTACGCAGGCCACCGCTACTCCACCCGCTCACGGATGTCTGCCATAGAGATTGACATTCCTGTGCTGACACAGGGAGACTAG